From the genome of Chania multitudinisentens RB-25, one region includes:
- a CDS encoding YcbJ family phosphotransferase, protein MEQLRAELSIVLGESISRLERISEQPYAHLYSLYDQQNHVIPLMAKSFVCEGIAQQEAYKLSMLAREGDIRLPTVYGRVYTYRSFYKEILLIERLRGVSVEAPTRTPDRWNMLMDQIIDGVLAWHRIDSHGCVGTVDSTQENNWFCWYQQRVEVLWSTLSNLNSPLLSMADRRLLYRTREALPSFFSGFDDPCVLVHGNLSLRSMLKDAKTDQLLAMLNPGMMLWAPREYELFRLCEAGMPDQLLFRYLQRAPVAESFLVRRWLYVVWEAVARMTHTGKLDRMLFDHASKQLLPWLAT, encoded by the coding sequence ATGGAGCAGTTGCGTGCCGAATTGAGTATTGTGCTGGGTGAATCCATCAGCCGCTTGGAACGTATTAGTGAGCAACCTTATGCTCATCTGTATTCATTGTATGACCAGCAGAATCATGTGATTCCGCTGATGGCGAAAAGCTTTGTTTGTGAGGGGATCGCGCAGCAGGAGGCTTATAAGCTTTCCATGCTGGCACGTGAAGGGGATATTCGTCTACCGACGGTTTATGGGCGGGTATATACCTACCGGTCTTTCTATAAAGAAATCTTACTGATCGAACGCCTGCGTGGTGTTTCGGTGGAGGCTCCAACGCGTACACCCGACCGCTGGAATATGCTGATGGACCAGATTATTGATGGTGTGTTGGCTTGGCATCGTATTGATAGCCACGGCTGCGTTGGGACGGTGGATAGTACGCAGGAAAACAACTGGTTCTGCTGGTATCAGCAGCGTGTTGAAGTACTTTGGTCAACTCTGAGTAACCTTAATTCACCGTTGTTGAGTATGGCGGATCGCCGTCTGCTTTATCGGACTCGAGAAGCGCTTCCCAGTTTCTTTAGCGGTTTTGACGATCCTTGTGTGCTGGTGCATGGCAATCTTTCGTTGCGCAGCATGCTGAAAGATGCCAAAACCGATCAACTGCTGGCGATGCTTAACCCAGGCATGATGCTGTGGGCTCCGCGGGAGTATGAGCTGTTCCGGTTGTGCGAAGCGGGTATGCCGGATCAGCTGTTGTTCCGCTATTTGCAACGTGCACCAGTAGCAGAATCATTCCTGGTGCGCCGTTGGTTGTATGTGGTGTGGGAAGCGGTAGCCAGAATGACTCATACCGGCAAGCTGGATCGAATGCTGTTCGATCATGCTTCGAAACAGTTATTGCCCTGGCTTGCCACCTAA
- the kdsB gene encoding 3-deoxy-manno-octulosonate cytidylyltransferase gives MSFIAIIPARYASTRLPGKPLADIHGKPMVIHVMERARESGASRVIVATDHPDVAKVVQAAGGEVCMTSPDHHSGTERLAEVIEKCGFTDDEIIVNVQGDEPLIPPVIIRQVAENLASCQAGMATLAVPIESAEEAFNPNAVKVVMDAQGYALYFSRATIPWDRERFAKSQASIGDSLLRHIGIYAYRAGFVRRYVSWQPSQLEQIELLEQLRVLWYGEKIHVAVARAVPSVGVDTPEDLQRVRDSIKN, from the coding sequence ATGAGTTTTATCGCTATTATTCCTGCTCGTTACGCATCCACCCGATTGCCGGGTAAACCTCTCGCCGATATCCACGGTAAACCGATGGTGATACACGTCATGGAGCGGGCCCGTGAGTCCGGGGCTTCCCGCGTGATTGTTGCTACCGATCACCCCGACGTTGCAAAAGTGGTGCAGGCTGCCGGGGGTGAGGTTTGCATGACCAGCCCGGATCACCATTCTGGTACTGAGCGTTTGGCGGAAGTCATCGAGAAATGCGGTTTTACCGATGATGAAATCATCGTTAACGTGCAGGGGGATGAACCGTTGATTCCGCCGGTTATCATCCGCCAGGTGGCCGAAAACCTGGCCTCCTGCCAGGCCGGGATGGCAACGTTGGCCGTGCCCATTGAAAGCGCGGAAGAAGCGTTTAACCCGAATGCGGTTAAAGTGGTGATGGACGCGCAGGGTTATGCGCTCTATTTCTCGCGTGCCACTATCCCTTGGGATCGCGAGCGTTTTGCCAAATCGCAAGCCAGCATTGGTGATAGCCTGCTGCGCCATATCGGGATTTATGCCTATCGTGCTGGATTTGTGCGCCGTTACGTTAGCTGGCAACCAAGCCAGCTTGAGCAGATCGAACTGCTGGAGCAGTTGCGCGTGCTGTGGTACGGCGAGAAAATTCACGTTGCAGTGGCGAGGGCCGTGCCGAGCGTGGGCGTTGATACACCAGAAGATTTGCAGCGTGTGCGGGACAGCATTAAAAACTGA
- a CDS encoding cold-shock protein, which produces MFKNTVLKMGRVKWFNQSEGYGFISPIDGSDEIYVSRRAIANTKNKSLNEGQDVEFSIYRSSHGLSAADVIAF; this is translated from the coding sequence ATGTTTAAAAATACTGTATTAAAAATGGGTCGTGTGAAATGGTTTAATCAGAGCGAAGGCTATGGTTTTATTTCTCCGATTGATGGTAGTGACGAAATTTATGTTAGCCGCCGTGCTATCGCCAATACCAAAAACAAATCGTTAAATGAAGGTCAGGACGTTGAGTTCTCGATCTATCGCAGCTCTCACGGGCTGTCAGCGGCGGACGTGATCGCGTTCTAA
- the cmoM gene encoding tRNA uridine 5-oxyacetic acid(34) methyltransferase CmoM translates to MQDRNFDDIAEKFARNIYGTTKGKIRQAVVWQDLNTLLAQLPQRPLRILDAGGGEGHLACQLAELGHHVLLCDLSGEMIQRAALLAEQKGVSQNMQFVQSSAQDIRQYLEQSVDLILFHAVLEWIAEPQAALAALFECLLPGGALSLMFFNANGLLMRNVVLGNFQLVAPEVRRRRKRSLSPQYPHQPLQVYAWLEQLGMQISGKTGVRVFHDYLQSRQLQTQKFEELLALEQHYCRQEPYVSLGRYIHVMAHKPNLKDEL, encoded by the coding sequence ATGCAGGATCGCAATTTTGATGATATTGCGGAGAAATTTGCGCGTAATATTTACGGCACAACCAAGGGGAAAATCCGCCAGGCGGTAGTCTGGCAGGATCTGAACACGTTGTTGGCGCAGTTGCCGCAGCGGCCGCTGCGCATTCTGGATGCCGGTGGTGGCGAGGGGCATCTGGCCTGTCAGTTGGCAGAATTAGGGCATCACGTGTTGTTGTGCGATCTTTCTGGTGAGATGATCCAACGCGCTGCTCTGTTGGCAGAGCAAAAAGGTGTGAGCCAGAACATGCAATTTGTACAAAGTTCGGCGCAGGACATCAGGCAGTACTTGGAACAGTCGGTCGATCTGATATTGTTTCATGCTGTTCTGGAATGGATTGCTGAACCGCAGGCCGCATTGGCGGCGTTGTTTGAGTGTTTGCTGCCGGGTGGTGCGCTATCACTGATGTTTTTTAATGCCAATGGGCTTTTGATGCGTAACGTGGTGTTGGGTAATTTCCAACTGGTAGCTCCCGAGGTCAGAAGGCGCCGCAAGCGTTCTTTGTCACCGCAGTATCCGCACCAGCCGCTACAGGTTTATGCCTGGCTGGAGCAGTTAGGAATGCAGATTTCAGGGAAAACCGGCGTGAGGGTTTTCCATGACTATCTGCAAAGCAGGCAGTTGCAGACGCAGAAATTTGAAGAGTTATTGGCGCTTGAACAGCATTATTGCCGGCAAGAGCCCTATGTGAGTTTGGGGCGTTATATTCACGTCATGGCGCATAAACCCAACCTGAAGGACGAACTATGA
- the lpxK gene encoding tetraacyldisaccharide 4'-kinase codes for MIERIWSGSSLVYLLLLPFSWLYGLISAFIRFSYRVGLRKSWRAPVPIVIVGNLTAGGNGKTPMVIWLVEHLQQRGYRVGVVSRGYGGKSAVYPLVLNAQTTAQQAGDEPVLIYQRTGAPVAIAPKRVEAVKALLQQSDLDVVITDDGLQHYALQRDFELVVIDGVRRFGNGWWLPAGPMRERVTRLKTVDACVANGGVAQPGEIAMKLQARDAVNVANGERCPAVALPQVVAMAGIGHPPRFFATLERLGVAVESEIPFADHQDYMHAQLAALTKAGQSLLMTEKDAVKCRAFAQPDWWYLPVDAVLPADQAERLLQDIEKLLK; via the coding sequence ATGATAGAGCGTATCTGGTCCGGCAGCTCTCTGGTTTATCTGTTGCTGCTGCCGTTTTCCTGGCTGTACGGTTTGATCAGTGCTTTCATTCGGTTCAGCTATCGTGTTGGTTTGCGTAAAAGTTGGCGCGCGCCTGTACCGATTGTGATCGTGGGGAATTTAACGGCAGGCGGCAACGGCAAAACCCCGATGGTGATCTGGCTGGTCGAACATCTCCAGCAACGAGGTTATCGCGTGGGTGTGGTTTCCAGAGGCTACGGCGGCAAGTCTGCCGTATATCCTTTGGTACTGAATGCCCAAACCACGGCGCAGCAGGCCGGTGATGAACCGGTGCTGATCTATCAGCGTACCGGCGCGCCAGTGGCGATAGCCCCCAAACGTGTTGAAGCGGTTAAAGCCTTGCTGCAACAGAGCGATCTGGATGTGGTGATTACCGACGATGGTCTCCAACATTATGCGTTGCAGCGTGACTTTGAACTGGTGGTGATTGATGGTGTACGCCGATTTGGTAATGGTTGGTGGTTACCCGCCGGCCCGATGCGAGAGCGTGTTACACGTCTGAAAACGGTGGATGCCTGCGTCGCTAATGGTGGCGTTGCGCAACCGGGCGAAATTGCCATGAAACTCCAGGCGCGTGATGCGGTAAATGTGGCCAATGGTGAACGCTGCCCGGCAGTTGCACTGCCTCAGGTGGTAGCAATGGCCGGCATTGGTCATCCGCCACGCTTCTTCGCGACGCTGGAGAGGCTGGGCGTTGCGGTTGAAAGCGAAATCCCGTTCGCCGATCATCAAGATTACATGCATGCACAGTTAGCGGCGCTGACGAAAGCGGGCCAGTCACTGCTGATGACAGAAAAAGACGCGGTGAAATGCCGTGCCTTCGCCCAGCCTGATTGGTGGTATTTACCGGTTGATGCGGTACTTCCTGCCGATCAGGCTGAACGTTTGTTGCAAGATATCGAGAAACTGCTCAAATAA
- a CDS encoding Trm112 family protein, with protein MDHRLLEIVACPVCNGKLYFNKENQELVCKVDGLAYPLRDGIPVLLENEARSLSLDEKHA; from the coding sequence ATGGATCACCGTTTACTTGAAATCGTTGCCTGCCCGGTCTGCAACGGTAAGCTCTATTTCAATAAAGAAAATCAGGAACTGGTCTGTAAAGTGGACGGCTTGGCCTACCCACTGCGCGATGGCATTCCGGTTTTACTGGAAAACGAAGCGCGTTCATTATCACTGGATGAGAAACACGCATGA
- a CDS encoding cold shock domain-containing protein encodes MSKKMGQVKWFNESKGFGFIEQQDGGKDVFVHFSAIMTEGFKTLAEGQRVEYTIQDSPRGPAAANVVTL; translated from the coding sequence ATGTCTAAGAAAATGGGTCAGGTTAAGTGGTTTAACGAAAGCAAAGGTTTTGGTTTCATTGAACAGCAAGACGGTGGTAAAGATGTATTTGTACACTTTTCCGCAATCATGACCGAAGGTTTCAAGACTCTGGCAGAAGGCCAGCGTGTTGAGTACACCATTCAGGACAGCCCGCGCGGGCCGGCTGCCGCCAACGTTGTGACTCTGTAA
- a CDS encoding VOC family protein, with the protein MAAQQFISPNEIRARFSQAMSAMYQKEVPLYGALVELVAKTNRQVLSENAALAHQLQITGEINRLTMERHGAIRVGTAEELHTLRRLFSVMGMSPVGYYDLAVAGVPVHSTAFRAIHETALQTSPFRVFTSLLRLELIENGPLREMAQHLLAQRRIFTERALELITLHEAQGGLDEQQAQEFITQALETFRWHKKATVSSTEYQQLHDQHRLIADVVAFKGPHINHLTPRTLDIDQVQLAMPKQGITPKAVIEGPPPRHCPILLRQTSFKALEEDVAFIEPDGHEMAGQHTARFGEIEQRGIALTVKGRALYDRLLQAAQDALQAPATEKNAAQYNQLLAEHFQAFPDDYATLREQQLAWFRYFPTECGLAAKETLDKHGSLEQLIALDYVRFQPLVYEDFLPVSAAGIFQSNLGDSRQAQYGTASSRAAFEQALGAGIIDEMGLYQQTQQRSLQACVQALGLHALEA; encoded by the coding sequence ATGGCTGCTCAGCAGTTCATTTCACCGAATGAGATTCGTGCCAGATTTTCTCAGGCAATGTCAGCTATGTATCAAAAAGAAGTACCGTTATATGGTGCATTAGTTGAACTGGTAGCAAAAACTAATCGTCAGGTTCTGAGTGAAAACGCGGCGCTGGCCCACCAGTTGCAAATTACCGGGGAGATTAACCGGCTAACCATGGAGCGCCACGGCGCTATCCGAGTTGGTACAGCAGAAGAACTGCATACGTTACGGCGCCTGTTTAGCGTGATGGGGATGTCTCCCGTTGGTTACTATGATCTGGCCGTCGCCGGTGTACCTGTTCATTCCACGGCGTTTCGCGCCATTCATGAAACCGCGCTACAGACCAGCCCATTCCGGGTGTTTACTTCCCTGCTACGGCTCGAACTGATTGAAAATGGCCCCTTGCGTGAGATGGCGCAGCATCTGTTAGCTCAACGGCGTATCTTTACTGAGCGCGCACTGGAGTTGATTACGCTGCATGAGGCTCAGGGTGGCCTGGATGAACAGCAGGCACAGGAATTCATTACACAAGCACTCGAAACCTTCCGCTGGCACAAAAAAGCCACGGTGAGTAGCACCGAATATCAACAGTTGCACGACCAGCACCGGCTGATCGCTGACGTCGTCGCTTTCAAAGGCCCGCATATTAACCATTTAACTCCAAGAACATTGGATATCGACCAAGTGCAATTGGCTATGCCAAAACAGGGGATTACGCCTAAAGCGGTGATTGAAGGCCCTCCTCCGCGCCATTGTCCGATTCTGCTGCGCCAAACCAGCTTCAAAGCGTTGGAAGAAGATGTTGCCTTTATCGAACCTGATGGTCATGAAATGGCCGGGCAGCATACCGCCCGTTTCGGTGAAATTGAGCAACGCGGTATTGCTTTAACCGTCAAAGGGCGCGCTCTTTATGATCGTCTTTTGCAGGCTGCCCAAGATGCCTTGCAAGCCCCGGCAACTGAAAAAAACGCCGCGCAGTATAATCAATTACTCGCTGAACATTTTCAGGCGTTTCCAGATGATTACGCCACATTGCGCGAACAGCAACTGGCCTGGTTCCGTTATTTTCCGACAGAATGCGGCCTGGCGGCTAAAGAAACGCTGGATAAACACGGTTCCTTAGAACAGCTTATCGCGCTTGATTACGTCCGTTTCCAACCCTTAGTGTATGAGGATTTTCTGCCCGTCAGCGCCGCAGGGATTTTTCAGTCCAATCTCGGGGACAGCCGCCAGGCGCAATATGGCACCGCCTCAAGCCGTGCGGCATTTGAACAGGCATTAGGGGCAGGGATCATTGATGAGATGGGGTTATATCAACAGACACAGCAGCGTTCGTTGCAGGCTTGCGTGCAAGCGTTGGGGTTACATGCACTAGAAGCCTGA
- the msbA gene encoding lipid A ABC transporter ATP-binding protein/permease MsbA: MMNDKDLTTWQTFRRLRPMISPFKAGLIVAAIALVLNAAGDTLMLSLLKPLLDDGFGKADNRVLVWMPLVIIGLMLMRGVTSFISSYCISWVSGMVVMHMRRRLFGHMMRMPVAFFDQQSTGTLLSRITYDSEQVASSSSSALVTVVREGALIVGLFIMMFYYSWQLSVILIVLAPIVSFAIRLVSKRFRNISKNMQNTMGQVTTSAEQMLKGHKEVLIFGGQQVETEHFNSVSNRMRQQGMKLVSASSISDPIIQLIASLALAFVLFAASFPSVMETLTAGKITVVFSSMIALMRPLKSLTNVNAQFQRGMAACQTLFSILDMEQEKDTGTRQVERAKGDIEFRNVTFSYSGREMPALRDINLSIAAGKTIALVGRSGSGKSTIANLLTRFYDVQQGEILMDGHDLREYTLASLRDQVALVSQNVHLFNDTIANNIAYAREQRYSREEIEKAARMAHAMDFIDKMEQGLDTVIGENGLMLSGGQRQRIAIARALLRDCPILILDEATSALDTESERVIQAALDELQKNRTSLVIAHRLSTIEKADEILVVEDGRIIERGQHAVLIEQQGVYAQLHRMQFGQ, encoded by the coding sequence ATGATGAATGATAAAGATCTCACCACTTGGCAGACATTTCGTCGCCTCCGGCCGATGATCTCTCCTTTTAAGGCCGGGCTTATTGTGGCCGCTATTGCGTTAGTTTTAAACGCTGCGGGGGATACGTTAATGCTATCCCTGCTCAAGCCACTTTTAGATGATGGGTTCGGTAAAGCAGACAACCGTGTTTTGGTTTGGATGCCTCTGGTCATTATTGGTTTGATGTTGATGCGTGGCGTGACCAGCTTTATCTCCAGCTATTGTATTTCCTGGGTGTCTGGCATGGTGGTAATGCATATGCGTCGCCGTTTGTTCGGCCATATGATGAGAATGCCGGTGGCCTTTTTTGACCAACAATCAACCGGGACCTTGTTGTCGCGTATCACCTATGATTCGGAGCAGGTGGCTTCGTCCTCCTCCAGCGCGCTAGTGACGGTGGTGCGAGAAGGGGCGTTGATCGTTGGCTTGTTTATCATGATGTTTTATTACAGTTGGCAGCTTTCGGTCATTCTGATCGTGTTGGCACCAATCGTGTCTTTTGCTATCCGCCTGGTGTCCAAACGCTTCCGTAACATCAGCAAGAATATGCAAAACACCATGGGGCAGGTGACCACCAGTGCCGAACAGATGCTGAAAGGGCACAAAGAAGTACTGATCTTCGGTGGTCAGCAGGTGGAAACTGAGCATTTCAACTCGGTCAGTAATCGCATGCGCCAGCAAGGGATGAAGCTGGTTTCTGCTTCTTCCATTTCTGACCCGATCATTCAATTGATCGCTTCGTTGGCTTTGGCATTTGTCCTGTTTGCTGCCAGTTTCCCTAGCGTGATGGAGACACTGACGGCAGGGAAAATTACCGTGGTGTTCTCCTCCATGATTGCCTTAATGCGCCCGTTGAAATCATTGACTAACGTTAATGCTCAGTTTCAGCGTGGTATGGCAGCGTGTCAGACCTTATTCTCAATTCTGGATATGGAACAGGAGAAAGATACGGGAACTCGTCAGGTGGAGCGTGCCAAAGGCGATATCGAATTCCGCAATGTCACTTTCTCTTATTCAGGGCGGGAAATGCCAGCGCTGAGAGATATCAACCTGAGTATTGCAGCAGGTAAAACGATAGCCTTGGTTGGGCGCTCTGGTTCCGGCAAGTCAACCATTGCCAATCTGCTGACGCGCTTCTATGACGTTCAGCAAGGTGAAATCCTGATGGATGGCCATGATTTGCGTGAATATACCTTGGCTTCATTACGTGATCAGGTCGCGTTGGTATCGCAGAACGTCCATCTGTTTAATGACACGATTGCGAATAACATTGCCTATGCCCGTGAACAGCGCTATAGCCGTGAAGAGATAGAGAAAGCGGCACGTATGGCGCATGCCATGGACTTTATCGACAAGATGGAACAGGGTCTTGATACGGTTATTGGTGAAAATGGGTTGATGCTTTCAGGAGGGCAGCGTCAGCGTATTGCTATTGCCCGAGCATTGCTGCGCGATTGCCCGATTCTGATCCTTGATGAAGCGACATCGGCATTGGACACTGAATCTGAACGTGTTATCCAGGCGGCGCTGGATGAACTACAGAAAAACCGTACCTCACTGGTGATTGCCCATCGCCTGTCTACGATTGAGAAAGCTGATGAAATTCTGGTGGTTGAGGATGGCCGCATTATCGAACGTGGGCAACATGCTGTATTGATTGAACAGCAGGGTGTTTACGCACAACTCCACCGCATGCAGTTTGGTCAGTAA
- the elyC gene encoding envelope biogenesis factor ElyC yields the protein MLFNLKKFIANLLMPLPALLLLMGLALLLLWFTRWQKSGKALLSLSWLLLLLFSLQPVADRLLQPLEAKYTTYPGGARVDYIVVLGGSYTFNPNWAPSSNLIGNSLPRVTEGVRLYLSQPGSKMVFTGARGANTLSNAATAARVAESLGVPRSDIVILERPLDTEQEAAQVAKLVGQKPFILVTSANHLPRAMRFFEAQGLQPIPAPANQLAISSPLSIWDRVMPSAMFLGHTERAVYETLGRLWQKMKSGNEITPD from the coding sequence ATGTTGTTCAACCTAAAAAAATTCATCGCCAACCTGTTAATGCCGCTACCTGCCCTCCTGCTATTAATGGGGCTCGCACTGCTGCTGTTATGGTTTACCCGCTGGCAAAAAAGTGGCAAGGCATTGTTGAGCCTGAGCTGGCTGTTGTTACTGCTTTTCAGCCTGCAACCCGTAGCAGACCGTTTGTTACAACCGCTTGAGGCAAAATATACCACTTATCCTGGTGGCGCTCGGGTTGATTACATCGTGGTCTTGGGCGGCAGTTACACCTTCAATCCCAATTGGGCCCCCAGTTCAAATCTGATTGGTAATAGCCTGCCCCGGGTAACCGAAGGAGTCAGACTCTACCTCTCACAGCCGGGTAGCAAAATGGTGTTTACCGGTGCTCGCGGAGCCAATACCTTGAGCAATGCCGCGACTGCCGCGCGAGTCGCAGAGAGCCTGGGAGTACCACGCAGCGATATAGTGATTCTGGAACGCCCATTGGATACAGAGCAGGAGGCTGCCCAAGTCGCCAAACTGGTCGGGCAGAAACCGTTCATTCTGGTCACTTCAGCCAACCATCTGCCACGTGCGATGCGCTTTTTCGAAGCCCAGGGGTTACAACCGATCCCGGCACCGGCTAACCAATTGGCGATCAGTTCACCGTTGTCGATTTGGGACCGAGTCATGCCATCCGCAATGTTCCTTGGCCACACTGAACGCGCGGTGTATGAAACGCTTGGCCGCCTGTGGCAGAAAATGAAAAGCGGCAACGAGATAACGCCGGATTAG
- a CDS encoding winged helix-turn-helix domain-containing protein → MSIPVISLSSARALHLAAQGLLSPVKRKAQPDDVVAAIKRMGLLQIDTISVVARSPYLVLFNRLGDYPPEWLEQALAARKLFEYWAHEACFLPIDDFGLLRHRMLQPQRLGWKYSQAWVQQHQAAIDELLQHIEAHGPVRSADFTAEKKGANGWWDWKPEKRHLEILFTTGKLMVAERRNFHRVYDLTQRLLPEWDDSIHALPQDKAQQDMLCRSCRHLGIFKAEWLADYYRLKRVAPKKLLETLLEQGEILPVRIDGLEGAFYVHQSLATELALAEQDKLKSSVTCLLSPFDPVVWDRRRALELFNFDYRLECYTPKEKRQYGYFTLPVLQRGELIGRVDAKMHRKQGVFEMLSFHLEAKVGLNKQRCQDIRQAITRLAKWHGAQQVTLGNIPAPLAVEWAAGWRVE, encoded by the coding sequence ATGTCAATCCCGGTTATTTCTCTTTCCTCCGCCCGTGCGCTTCATCTTGCCGCTCAAGGATTACTGTCCCCCGTTAAACGCAAAGCGCAACCCGATGATGTCGTTGCTGCGATCAAACGTATGGGATTGTTGCAAATCGATACTATCAGCGTGGTGGCGCGTAGCCCTTACCTGGTTCTGTTCAACCGTTTGGGGGATTATCCGCCAGAGTGGCTGGAACAGGCGCTAGCGGCGCGTAAACTGTTTGAATACTGGGCGCATGAGGCCTGTTTTCTACCTATTGATGATTTTGGATTGTTACGTCACCGCATGTTGCAACCGCAAAGGCTGGGGTGGAAATATTCCCAAGCCTGGGTGCAGCAACATCAGGCCGCCATTGATGAGCTGTTGCAGCACATTGAAGCTCATGGCCCCGTGCGTTCGGCAGATTTTACTGCGGAAAAGAAAGGGGCTAATGGCTGGTGGGATTGGAAGCCAGAAAAACGCCATCTGGAAATCCTGTTCACCACCGGTAAGCTGATGGTGGCTGAACGCCGTAATTTCCATCGTGTTTATGATCTTACCCAACGGCTACTGCCTGAATGGGATGACAGTATTCATGCCTTGCCACAGGATAAGGCGCAACAGGACATGCTATGCCGCAGTTGCCGTCATTTGGGGATTTTCAAGGCAGAATGGCTGGCGGATTACTACCGCCTGAAGCGTGTAGCTCCCAAAAAGCTGTTAGAAACGCTGCTGGAGCAGGGGGAGATTCTGCCGGTGAGAATCGATGGGCTGGAAGGGGCGTTTTATGTCCACCAGTCATTAGCAACGGAGCTGGCCTTAGCTGAACAAGATAAATTGAAATCCAGCGTAACCTGTTTGCTTTCTCCCTTTGACCCTGTGGTATGGGATCGCCGCCGTGCGCTGGAACTGTTCAATTTTGACTACCGGCTGGAATGTTATACGCCGAAGGAAAAACGTCAGTATGGTTATTTCACATTGCCGGTATTGCAACGGGGTGAACTGATTGGCCGAGTCGATGCGAAAATGCACCGCAAACAGGGTGTGTTTGAGATGCTCAGTTTTCATCTGGAAGCGAAGGTCGGGTTGAATAAGCAGCGCTGTCAGGATATCCGGCAAGCCATCACCCGCTTGGCGAAATGGCATGGCGCACAGCAGGTAACGCTGGGGAATATACCGGCTCCGTTGGCGGTAGAGTGGGCGGCTGGGTGGCGTGTGGAATAA